A single window of Candidatus Microthrix subdominans DNA harbors:
- a CDS encoding fatty acid desaturase gives MAVTAAPINDPTRQTLVPPASALPDVLPTEVLTASGKAKAPLRDDLRRIASYRNVGTVLGLWAAIAGAWALAFRWGQPVGYAALFVGMGPAFARLAILAHEAAHRLLFRNRRANDLVGRWLLASPAFVPFELYRRSHFAHHREEFGPGEPDTALYSGYPITKASWRRKLTRDALGSSGWKNLKPLLTSLRSAQGRRIGGTILAVQAVIWVATALATGAWWAYPVLWLAPWMTVWRVLNRLRAIAEHGGMERSKDRRRTTHHVGQSRLASCWVVPYNTGWHLAHHTDMGVPWRNLPRFHAELVAAGWVTPEAPYPTYRAFWRAASSG, from the coding sequence GTGGCCGTCACCGCTGCACCCATCAACGACCCCACCCGCCAAACGCTGGTTCCACCCGCCTCCGCGCTGCCCGACGTGCTGCCGACCGAGGTGCTGACCGCATCGGGCAAGGCCAAGGCACCCCTGCGCGACGACCTGCGGCGCATCGCCTCATACCGCAACGTCGGCACCGTGCTCGGCCTGTGGGCCGCCATCGCTGGTGCCTGGGCGCTGGCATTCCGCTGGGGCCAGCCGGTCGGCTACGCCGCGTTGTTCGTGGGGATGGGTCCGGCGTTCGCCCGGCTGGCGATCCTCGCCCACGAGGCCGCCCACCGACTGCTGTTCCGCAATCGACGGGCCAACGACCTCGTCGGCCGCTGGCTACTCGCCAGCCCCGCGTTCGTGCCGTTCGAGCTGTACCGGCGCAGCCACTTCGCCCACCACCGCGAGGAGTTTGGCCCCGGTGAGCCCGACACGGCGCTGTACTCGGGCTACCCGATCACCAAGGCGTCCTGGCGACGCAAGCTCACCCGGGATGCCCTGGGCAGCTCGGGGTGGAAAAACCTCAAGCCGCTGCTCACCTCGCTGCGCAGCGCCCAGGGCCGCCGCATCGGCGGCACGATTCTGGCCGTCCAGGCGGTGATCTGGGTGGCGACCGCCCTGGCGACCGGCGCCTGGTGGGCCTACCCGGTGCTGTGGTTGGCACCGTGGATGACCGTGTGGAGGGTGCTCAACCGGCTGCGGGCCATCGCCGAACACGGGGGCATGGAGCGCTCCAAGGACCGGCGCCGCACCACCCACCACGTCGGCCAGAGCCGGCTGGCCAGCTGCTGGGTGGTGCCGTACAACACCGGCTGGCACCTGGCGCACCACACCGACATGGGCGTGCCGTGGCGCAACCTGCCCCGCTTCCACGCCGAGCTGGTGGCCGCCGGTTGGGTGACCCCCGAGGCGCCCTACCCCACCTACCGGGCCTTCTGGCGGGCGGCCAGCTCGGGCTGA
- a CDS encoding ABC transporter permease, with product MWKLIRAGLWSRKLRLFTTALAVALGVAFTTGTLVLTDTIGKVFDELFDQITEGTDSLVRGANEVQNPFGPSERNRVPAELEKQVAALDSVKSAEGFIQFQAQATDMKGDALKPGFGPPTLLQNFSDNPNFATWKLNKGKKPSGPTEVVLDVTTATEAKVSIGDEVQVFAAAAPRTMTVVGLATFGNENNLAGAAAVLTDLKTAQELSDYGDNFFSIQVSAVDGVSEQQVTNDINRMLPKDYEAITGTAFNEETQSAIRQGLGFFQTFLLVFAVVAVVVGAFLIYNSFSILIAQRTQELGLMRAIGAVRSQVLGTVAIEAAVVGVISALVGLGLGVLLASGMRSLLAGLGIELPSGPNVVTVSTIVVAFVVGVGVTIGAALLPARRAARVSPMEALRSASHDDSGSSKVRLIVGLVLTAAGAALLVWGAVATAPLLVGFGAGTILVAAVVLGPRIAVPAARLIGAPAARLRGITGSLARQNSMRNPARTATTALALVMGVSIVGFVTVLGASTKTSVTKTVEKQVIGDLVVTASQFDPTGGLPPSYGEQIAKLPGVKLASPIRFGFGQLDGESGGSIVIGADLAALSKAVDLGTTSGTTDLSADQVAVSAAAAKRNSWKLGDTITFTGPDSGPQKYTVGLIFENADTLAGTVVSLKGFDRITETPKDFQITVQVADGASVGKVKSEIEGVLGDFPGAEVNDLSAFVKSQTAQIDIFLNMLYVFLALAVFIALLGIANTLALSIFERTREVGLLRAVGMVRSQVRSMIRWESVIIAVLGTVLGLLIGLVVAGAMMASLRDQGFSAFDPAPVRLLVITVLSAMAGVLAALRPARRAAKMDVLEAVSSE from the coding sequence ATGTGGAAGTTGATCCGAGCCGGGCTGTGGTCCCGCAAGCTGCGACTGTTCACGACAGCGCTGGCGGTGGCGCTGGGCGTGGCGTTCACCACCGGCACGTTGGTGCTGACCGACACGATCGGCAAGGTCTTCGACGAGCTCTTCGACCAGATCACCGAGGGCACCGACTCGCTGGTGCGAGGCGCCAACGAGGTGCAGAACCCGTTCGGCCCCAGCGAGCGCAACCGTGTCCCCGCGGAGCTGGAGAAGCAGGTGGCCGCGCTGGACTCGGTGAAATCTGCCGAGGGCTTCATCCAGTTCCAGGCGCAGGCGACCGACATGAAGGGCGATGCGCTCAAGCCGGGGTTCGGGCCCCCGACACTGCTGCAGAACTTCTCCGATAATCCCAACTTCGCCACCTGGAAGTTGAACAAGGGCAAGAAGCCTTCTGGCCCGACCGAGGTGGTGCTCGACGTCACCACCGCCACCGAAGCCAAGGTCTCGATCGGCGATGAGGTGCAGGTGTTCGCGGCGGCAGCGCCGCGCACGATGACCGTCGTCGGATTGGCGACGTTCGGCAACGAGAACAACCTGGCCGGCGCCGCAGCGGTGCTGACCGACCTGAAAACCGCCCAGGAGCTGTCCGACTACGGCGACAACTTCTTCTCCATCCAGGTGTCGGCCGTCGACGGTGTCTCCGAGCAGCAGGTGACGAACGACATCAACCGGATGTTGCCCAAGGACTATGAGGCGATCACCGGCACGGCCTTCAACGAGGAGACCCAGAGCGCGATTCGCCAGGGCCTGGGGTTCTTCCAGACCTTCCTGTTGGTCTTTGCCGTGGTCGCAGTGGTCGTCGGTGCCTTCCTGATCTACAACTCCTTTTCGATCCTGATCGCACAGCGCACCCAGGAGCTGGGCCTGATGCGTGCGATCGGTGCCGTGCGCAGCCAAGTGCTGGGCACCGTCGCGATCGAGGCGGCGGTCGTTGGGGTGATCTCGGCGCTGGTGGGGCTCGGGCTGGGCGTGCTGCTGGCCAGCGGCATGCGCTCCCTGTTGGCCGGGTTGGGCATCGAGCTGCCCTCGGGGCCCAACGTCGTCACCGTGTCGACCATCGTCGTCGCTTTCGTCGTCGGCGTGGGCGTCACGATCGGCGCAGCGTTGTTGCCCGCCCGCCGGGCGGCGCGGGTGTCGCCGATGGAGGCGCTGCGTTCGGCCTCCCATGACGACAGCGGCTCGAGCAAGGTTCGGCTGATCGTCGGCCTGGTGCTGACCGCAGCGGGGGCGGCGCTGTTGGTGTGGGGGGCCGTCGCTACCGCCCCGTTGCTGGTTGGCTTCGGCGCCGGAACGATCCTCGTGGCTGCGGTGGTGCTGGGGCCACGTATCGCCGTGCCCGCGGCGCGACTGATCGGAGCCCCAGCGGCCCGACTGCGGGGGATCACCGGATCGCTGGCCCGTCAGAACTCGATGCGCAACCCGGCTCGCACCGCCACGACGGCGTTGGCGCTGGTGATGGGCGTGTCGATCGTCGGGTTCGTCACCGTGCTCGGGGCATCGACCAAAACCTCGGTGACCAAAACCGTCGAGAAGCAGGTGATCGGCGACCTGGTCGTGACCGCCAGCCAGTTCGACCCGACCGGTGGCCTGCCGCCCAGCTACGGCGAGCAGATCGCCAAGTTGCCGGGCGTGAAGCTGGCCTCGCCGATCAGGTTCGGTTTCGGCCAGCTCGACGGCGAGTCCGGCGGGTCGATCGTGATCGGTGCCGACCTCGCCGCGCTGTCGAAGGCGGTCGACCTGGGCACGACGTCGGGGACGACCGACCTGTCCGCCGACCAGGTGGCCGTGTCGGCTGCCGCCGCCAAGCGAAACAGCTGGAAGCTGGGCGACACGATCACGTTCACCGGCCCGGACTCGGGCCCCCAGAAGTACACGGTGGGGCTGATCTTCGAGAACGCCGACACGCTGGCCGGCACGGTCGTGTCGCTGAAAGGTTTCGATCGGATCACCGAGACGCCCAAGGACTTTCAGATCACCGTCCAGGTGGCCGACGGCGCGTCGGTCGGCAAGGTGAAGTCCGAGATCGAGGGCGTCCTGGGCGACTTCCCGGGGGCCGAGGTGAACGACCTGTCGGCGTTCGTCAAGAGCCAGACCGCGCAGATCGACATCTTCTTGAACATGTTGTACGTGTTCCTGGCCCTGGCCGTGTTCATCGCCCTGTTGGGCATCGCCAACACGCTGGCGCTGTCGATCTTCGAGCGCACCCGCGAGGTAGGGCTGTTGCGGGCGGTGGGCATGGTGCGCTCCCAAGTGCGCTCGATGATCCGCTGGGAGTCGGTGATCATCGCCGTGCTGGGTACGGTGCTGGGGCTGCTGATCGGCCTGGTGGTGGCCGGCGCCATGATGGCCAGCCTGCGCGACCAGGGTTTCAGCGCCTTCGATCCAGCGCCGGTGCGGTTGCTGGTCATAACGGTGCTGTCGGCGATGGCCGGTGTGCTGGCGGCGCTGCGGCCGGCGCGGCGCGCCGCCAAGATGGACGTGCTCGAGGCCGTCTCCAGCGAGTAG
- a CDS encoding nitroreductase family deazaflavin-dependent oxidoreductase, with protein MPLIGTYVPSPWEPIATQVAQYEATGGVEGGELQGAPCIILTTVGNRSGNLRKTPLIRVEHDGAYVVIASMGGAPQHPAWYHNLADGSAVTVQDGPDVHDLVARELDGDDKDTWWSRATEVWPAYDDYQASTDRRIPLVLLEES; from the coding sequence ATGCCACTCATCGGAACGTACGTGCCCAGCCCGTGGGAGCCGATCGCCACGCAGGTCGCCCAGTACGAAGCGACCGGTGGGGTCGAGGGAGGCGAGCTGCAAGGCGCGCCGTGCATCATCCTCACCACGGTCGGCAACCGCTCGGGCAACCTGCGCAAGACCCCGCTGATCCGGGTGGAACACGACGGAGCGTACGTCGTGATCGCCTCGATGGGCGGGGCGCCGCAACACCCGGCCTGGTACCACAACCTGGCCGACGGGTCGGCCGTGACCGTTCAGGACGGACCCGACGTGCACGACCTGGTCGCCCGGGAGCTCGACGGCGACGACAAGGACACCTGGTGGTCTCGGGCCACCGAGGTGTGGCCCGCATACGACGACTATCAGGCATCGACCGACCGGCGGATCCCGCTGGTGCTGCTGGAGGAGAGCTGA
- a CDS encoding PaaX domain-containing protein, C- domain protein — translation MTPARDTLERPRPLTARSVLASTLLGVTPPRLSTRVLVRSGELFGVGESATRTALSRMVAAGEVAPDGDGYRLAGPLVDRRARQDRSRRGGTVAWKGAWVLVIVESGRRSPVDRAAFRTAAGRARLAELRDGVWCRPDNLGDSRSLEVDPVLTAPHRWFRGAMPVWEEDGRELAARLWDLDGWAATASELITGLDGLAPRLVAEDLDALPAAFVASADALRHLGGDPLLPAELCPADWPGAELRAAHRSFDGAFGVTWRRWHRGVDGAAPGR, via the coding sequence ATGACGCCAGCACGTGACACCCTGGAAAGGCCGAGGCCGCTCACCGCCCGCTCGGTGCTGGCGTCGACCCTGCTCGGCGTCACCCCACCGCGACTGTCCACCCGGGTGCTGGTGCGCTCGGGGGAGCTGTTCGGTGTGGGCGAAAGCGCCACCCGCACCGCCCTGTCCCGAATGGTGGCTGCCGGAGAGGTGGCCCCCGACGGCGACGGCTACCGGCTGGCGGGACCACTGGTCGACCGCCGCGCCCGCCAGGACCGGTCGCGTCGGGGCGGCACCGTTGCATGGAAGGGCGCATGGGTGTTGGTCATCGTCGAGTCCGGCCGCCGCTCGCCGGTCGACCGGGCCGCCTTTCGAACCGCCGCGGGCCGGGCGCGGCTGGCCGAGCTGCGCGACGGTGTGTGGTGTCGGCCGGACAACCTGGGCGACTCCCGGTCGCTCGAGGTCGACCCAGTGCTCACCGCCCCGCACCGCTGGTTTCGTGGGGCCATGCCGGTTTGGGAGGAGGATGGGCGTGAGCTGGCGGCCCGCCTGTGGGACCTCGACGGCTGGGCCGCCACCGCCAGCGAGCTGATCACCGGGCTGGACGGCCTGGCCCCTCGCCTCGTGGCCGAGGACCTCGATGCCTTACCCGCTGCGTTCGTCGCCTCCGCCGATGCGCTGCGGCACCTGGGCGGCGACCCGCTGCTGCCGGCCGAGCTGTGCCCGGCGGACTGGCCGGGGGCCGAGCTGCGGGCGGCGCACCGCAGCTTCGACGGCGCATTCGGGGTGACGTGGCGGCGCTGGCATCGTGGCGTCGACGGCGCGGCGCCGGGGCGGTAG